From the genome of Malus sylvestris chromosome 13, drMalSylv7.2, whole genome shotgun sequence:
CTACAAAGATTCTGTAAACCCTTAATTCAACAgtcatataattttatatttgagTGATTTTTAATAAACATAATCTTTTAAAAaagaactaaaaaataaaatgttcaaatcaataaaatacAGTACAAAATAAGCTCTACAAAAATGTATGTAcaaaattatgtaaaaaaatatgTCATAGATGTATTCCCTTTAAATAAAATAGTAACACGGCCGATCAATGTCTCAATTTCGAAATTGGATCATCTCCTGAGcccaaggagaggatcctcctaatCAAAGAACATAGATTGTTAGATTTTCATCAAacgattataattattataactttaaaaatatctctttatttatagtcattaaataaaaatccaacCACCCAAATTTCTTGATTAGAAAGATCTTTCCTTGGGCCCAGGAAAGGATCCAATTCCCTCAATTTCAACACGAAAATTCTCTTACATTTGAGTAGTCTACTAATCTAAATTCCAACACGTGACCTATTTTGCCCTTTTAGGTAGGTAGTCACTTGTCAGTACAGTTGCATGCATCTCCCTGCTGTTACAATCTGCTCCACATAATGCGGTCGGGTCCAATCCACCCCAGGCATCACTCAATTCCTCAGCCGACCGATGGCGGATAAAGTCagagaaacaagaaaaagaaaccgTATTACTATTACCAAGTAGAATAATCCACGCTTACATAATCTCTGATATTTTCAGATCGAGTAAAATTAGGaatattttgttttactttcagaagcttttgaagttttgattttcCTCAACGAAAGAGCATTTCTTTTTCTCCGTTTTTTTTTCCGGTGCTGGTGTcattttcattcatttcaaaGCTGAAAAGTCTTTAAAATCACTgtatcattttaattttaatttgtgtatatatatatgtgtatatatttgACTATACCTAGCAAAGCTACTCGCTCATTATTCCATCTGCAATTTGTGCAACATGGACTTTCTTCTTCTGCAACTTTTGTTCCTAATAATCTCCATcgccatgcccttgtgcttttcTCTGAAACTCCAAAGTAACCCAACCGATCATCTCAACTCGTTCTCCACATATCAGACTTATTCAGTGAAAGACCAGATAGTTAGGCTGGCCAATGAACCCAGCACAGTGAATTGGATGAAAAGTGTGAGGAGGGAAATGCATGAGAACCCAGAACTTTCATATGAAGAATTCGAAACAAGTGCACTCATTCGCCGGGAGCTCGAAAAACTCGGTGTTGCTTATAAATGGCCTGTGGCTAAAACTGGCGTTGTAGCCACGATTGGCTCTGGCTCTCCTCCCTTTGTTGCTCTGAGAGCTGATATGGATGCTTTGCCTATtgaggttaattaattatttctcactatatttaatttaattttgtttgtttaaccTTCTTTTCTCAAAGGCAATTTAAATTGTTGGGTTTTGATCAGATTGATAGATATATATTCTGTTGCTACTTTATTCCTTGTCACTGGTTTTTAATCAAAGTGTTTGTAACAAGGTATTAAAAGTGGaatgttgaaaaaaattgatgCTTTTTAAAAAAGCACTGTCATGTTGACAGCACTTTTCTGCATATGAGTATAGGAAATGGTGGACTGGGAGAACAAGAGCAAAGTGGAGGGAAAAATGCATGCTTGCGGCCACGACGGCCACGTCGCCATGCTTCTTGGCGCTGCAAAAATACTAAAACAACTGCAAGACACATTACAGGTGAAGTGAaatattaagttaattaataaaaactCATTTGCTGATATATACAGGCGCTCGAATGCTGAAAGCTAACTAATTAATGTGACGCTAACCACTCAATTTATCCGCACGTATGTCATATTTTAAATCTATCAGATTATTGCAGGGAACTGTTGTACTTATATTTCAACCGGCTGAGGAACGCGGTGTAGGCGCAAAGGACATGATTGAAGAAGGGGTGCTTGATAATGTGGAGGCAGTTTTTGGGATGCACATAGTGCTTGATTATCCGACTGGCGTTGTTGGATTGAGGCCTGGAGAATTTCTAGCCGGTTGTGGGAGCTTCAAGGCGAAAATTCACGGGAAAGGGGGTCATGCAGCAATTCCTCAGCAATCCATTGATCCGATTTTGGCAGCATCAACATCTGTAATCAGTTTGCAGAGCATCGTCTCGAGGGAAACAGACCCTCTAGATTCCCAGGTATGTATactgttcctttttttttttttttttgtgtaatttcgTCTGTGATTATTTTGAAGAGGATGCAGGATTTTGCTTGAACATTAATGCAGGTGGTTTCTGTTTCTGTGATTAAAGCGGGGTCTTCCTTTAATGTCATCCCGGAATCAGCTACAATTTCTGGTACTTTTAGAGCTTTTAGCAAGAAGAACTTCAAGGGACTCATGAATAGAATCGAAGAGGTAGGCACATATAGAACCGGTTACCAACTTtttatcaaaattcaaaattgcaTATGAAATAAACAGAATCGAAGAAACGCTAACCTGATTTATTATGTACGACTTATTGTTTGTTTAGCAAACTGTAACCATGTCCAGATAAGCGTAAACAGACAACTGAAATTCATTCTTGCTGACAGGTTGTAAAAGGGCAGGCAGCCGTGCACCGGTGCTCCGCTGAGGTCGAGTTTTTAGGGAAGGAACATCCTACCATCCCTCCTACTGTAAACGACGAGAGAATTTATGAACAAGTAAGGGGAATCTCGAGCGAAATAGTAGGAG
Proteins encoded in this window:
- the LOC126597201 gene encoding IAA-amino acid hydrolase ILR1-like 4 codes for the protein MDFLLLQLLFLIISIAMPLCFSLKLQSNPTDHLNSFSTYQTYSVKDQIVRLANEPSTVNWMKSVRREMHENPELSYEEFETSALIRRELEKLGVAYKWPVAKTGVVATIGSGSPPFVALRADMDALPIEEMVDWENKSKVEGKMHACGHDGHVAMLLGAAKILKQLQDTLQGTVVLIFQPAEERGVGAKDMIEEGVLDNVEAVFGMHIVLDYPTGVVGLRPGEFLAGCGSFKAKIHGKGGHAAIPQQSIDPILAASTSVISLQSIVSRETDPLDSQVVSVSVIKAGSSFNVIPESATISGTFRAFSKKNFKGLMNRIEEVVKGQAAVHRCSAEVEFLGKEHPTIPPTVNDERIYEQVRGISSEIVGEENIQLAHTSMGSEDFAFYLDKVPGFMLFLGTRNEKIGAIHAPHSPNYIIDEDVFPIGAAIHAAFAHSFLSDSTVKLHLHNF